The genomic region CATGCACCAGGCCGTCGCGCTTGCCGAAGAAGTTCACGAAAGCGCCGAAATCGACGATTTTGACAACTTTACCGGTGTAGATGGCACCTTCTTCAGGCTCAGCCACGATCGAATAGATCATGTCATAGGCCTTTTTGATCGATTCCGCGTTTGGCGAAGCGATCTTGATGATGCCGTCGTCGTTGATGTCGACTTTGGCGCCGGACACTTCAACGATTTCGCGGATCACTTTACCACCCGAGCCGATCACTTCACGGATCTTATCGGTTGGAACCTGCATGGTTTCGATGCGCGGCGCGTGAACCGAGAAGTCAGAGGCTTCGGTCAGTGCGTTGGCCATCTCGCCCAGGATGTGAACACGGCCAACTTTGGCCTGCTCCAGGGCTTTTTCCATGATTTCCGGTGTGATGCCGGCAATCTTGATGTCCATCTGCAGCGAGGTGATACCTTTTGCGGTACCGGCCACTTTGAAGTCCATGTCGCCGAGGTGATCTTCGTCACCCAGGATGTCGGACAGGATCGCATAAGATCCGTCTTCTTCCAGGATCAGACCCATTGCAACGCCGGCAACGGCAGCTTTCAGAGGCACACCAGCGTCCATCATCGACAGCGAGCCGCCGCAGACAGAAGCCATCGAGCTTGAACCGTTTGATTCGGTGATCTCGGACACCAGACGGATGGTGTAGGGGAAATCAGTCGAAGCAGGCAGAACCGCCTGAAGCGCACGCCATGCCAGTTTACCGTGACCGATTTCACGACGGCCAGGACCACTGACGCGACCCACTTCACCAACCGAATAGGGAGGGAAGTTATAGTGCAGCAGGAAGTTGGATTTGAAGTTGCCGTGCAGCGCGTCGATGAACTGCTCGTCGTCTCCGGTACCCAGAGTGGTGACAACCAGACCCTGAGTTTCGCCACGGGTGAACAGTGCCGAACCGTGGGTCCGCGGCAGCAGGCCGGTTTCCGAAACGATTGGGCGGATCTCGTCGGTTTTACGACCGTCGATACGGATGCCGGTTTTGACAACGTCGCCACGCAGGATGCCAGCTTCGAGCTTTTTCAGAGCGGAACCAAGGTTCGCGTCGTCCAGTTGCTCAGGGCTCAGGGCAGCCTTGATGGTGTCGCGGGCAGCCGAAACAGCTGAGGTCCGCTCTTGCTTGTCGCTGATCGCAAAGGCGGCGCGCATTTCGGTGTCGCCAGCGGCCTTAACGGCTGCGGACAGATCCGAGTAATCCGGAGCGGCAAAGTCGAACGGCTCTTTGGCGCAGTCTTCGGCCAGCGAGATGATCA from Parasedimentitalea psychrophila harbors:
- the pnp gene encoding polyribonucleotide nucleotidyltransferase, which gives rise to MFNVTKKSIQWGEDTLTLETGKVARQADGSVIATLGETSVMANVTFARKQKPGQDFFPLTVHYQEKYYAAGKVPGGFFKREARPTEKETLTARLIDRPIRPLFVPGFKNEVLVMCTVLSHDLVNDPDMVAMIAASAALTISGAPFMGPIANCRVGFEDGEYVLNPTVDDMQDLRLNPEQRLDLVVAGTKDAVMMVESEAYELSEAEMLGAVNFAHEQIQPVLDLIISLAEDCAKEPFDFAAPDYSDLSAAVKAAGDTEMRAAFAISDKQERTSAVSAARDTIKAALSPEQLDDANLGSALKKLEAGILRGDVVKTGIRIDGRKTDEIRPIVSETGLLPRTHGSALFTRGETQGLVVTTLGTGDDEQFIDALHGNFKSNFLLHYNFPPYSVGEVGRVSGPGRREIGHGKLAWRALQAVLPASTDFPYTIRLVSEITESNGSSSMASVCGGSLSMMDAGVPLKAAVAGVAMGLILEEDGSYAILSDILGDEDHLGDMDFKVAGTAKGITSLQMDIKIAGITPEIMEKALEQAKVGRVHILGEMANALTEASDFSVHAPRIETMQVPTDKIREVIGSGGKVIREIVEVSGAKVDINDDGIIKIASPNAESIKKAYDMIYSIVAEPEEGAIYTGKVVKIVDFGAFVNFFGKRDGLVHVSQIENRRLNHPSDVLKEGQEVKVKLLGFDDRGKVRLSMKIVDQTTGEEIKGEE